One segment of Haloplanus natans DSM 17983 DNA contains the following:
- a CDS encoding DUF3179 domain-containing protein gives MKSRHTRRGMLALGVGVTGALAGCLGGLGPGSTSPSPTPSRSADARVAPPAADRAPVVPHDAGRLREATVSGGVPKDGIPAVDDPTVVDADAATFLRDDDLVFGVVAGGTVRAYPRKILVHHEIVNDRLDGTPVSVTYCPLTGTILGFERGETTFGVSGNLVNSNLIMYDRATDSRWPQVLATAIDGSLAGQALREFDLVWTSWGRWRRRHPDTEVLSEETGYVRNYGVDPYGSYAPKRGYYARQATMFDPLVTDDRLEPKTVVLGVRTGTGATAVQMAWLAREGVVDTAVGDDRFVFVHDPALDSGYAYRAPAGATAEATGDGALVVDGERYAPGSLPFDRAHGVEAMWFAWAGFYPNTELHAYP, from the coding sequence ATGAAGTCACGACACACACGGCGTGGGATGCTGGCGCTCGGCGTGGGTGTCACCGGCGCGCTGGCGGGCTGTCTCGGCGGCCTGGGTCCGGGATCTACGTCACCCTCCCCGACGCCGTCCCGGAGTGCCGACGCCCGGGTGGCGCCCCCGGCCGCCGACCGCGCCCCGGTCGTCCCACACGACGCGGGCCGCCTCCGCGAGGCGACGGTTTCGGGTGGGGTGCCCAAGGACGGCATCCCAGCCGTCGACGACCCAACCGTCGTCGACGCCGACGCCGCGACCTTCCTGCGCGACGACGACCTGGTGTTCGGCGTCGTCGCCGGCGGGACGGTCCGGGCCTACCCACGGAAGATCCTCGTCCACCACGAAATCGTCAACGACCGCCTTGACGGGACGCCGGTGAGTGTTACCTACTGCCCGCTCACCGGCACGATCCTGGGATTCGAGCGCGGGGAGACCACCTTCGGCGTCTCCGGGAATCTCGTCAACAGCAACCTCATCATGTACGACCGCGCGACCGACAGCCGGTGGCCACAGGTGCTCGCGACGGCTATCGACGGCTCACTCGCCGGGCAGGCGCTCCGGGAGTTCGACCTCGTCTGGACCTCCTGGGGTCGGTGGCGACGCCGCCATCCCGACACCGAAGTGCTCTCCGAGGAGACCGGCTACGTCCGTAACTACGGCGTCGATCCGTACGGCTCCTACGCCCCGAAGCGCGGCTACTACGCCCGCCAGGCCACCATGTTCGACCCGCTCGTGACCGACGACCGCCTCGAGCCAAAGACCGTCGTCCTCGGCGTCCGTACCGGGACGGGCGCGACGGCGGTCCAGATGGCGTGGCTCGCGAGGGAGGGCGTCGTCGACACCGCCGTCGGCGACGACCGCTTCGTCTTCGTCCACGACCCGGCGCTCGATTCCGGCTACGCCTACCGCGCCCCGGCCGGAGCGACCGCCGAGGCGACGGGTGACGGCGCCCTCGTCGTCGACGGCGAGCGCTACGCCCCCGGTTCCCTCCCGTTCGACCGCGCCCACGGCGTCGAGGCGATGTGGTTCGCGTGGGCGGGCTTTTACCCCAACACCGAGCTCCATGCCTATCCCTGA
- a CDS encoding ferritin family protein, whose product MDADGLRAAVEAEHADALSLLGSPELLVALSGDDDPDPAALLGAAADSEYAARETFREWAADAADPDLHETFAAVADQEADHLRRVRAAMDDPSDGGAERAGPMHAYLRGREEPIQQVAAGMVGRTLVSLRTHERLLEFFAADPDRAALFRDLRDETAACLDDGLATLDARAEGDDWAAAEAVAGYTVRLAADDLRDALRDR is encoded by the coding sequence ATGGACGCCGACGGTCTCCGGGCGGCGGTCGAAGCCGAACACGCCGACGCGCTCTCCCTGCTCGGCTCGCCGGAGCTACTGGTGGCGCTCTCCGGCGACGACGACCCCGATCCGGCTGCGCTGTTGGGCGCCGCCGCCGACAGCGAGTACGCCGCCCGGGAGACGTTTCGCGAGTGGGCGGCCGATGCGGCCGACCCCGACCTCCACGAGACGTTCGCCGCGGTGGCCGACCAGGAGGCGGACCACCTCCGGCGGGTTCGTGCCGCGATGGACGACCCCAGCGATGGGGGCGCCGAACGCGCCGGCCCGATGCACGCCTACCTCCGGGGTCGCGAGGAACCGATCCAGCAAGTCGCCGCCGGGATGGTCGGCCGGACGCTGGTAAGCCTGCGCACCCACGAACGCCTGCTCGAGTTCTTCGCGGCCGACCCCGATCGCGCCGCGCTCTTTCGTGACCTGCGCGACGAGACGGCGGCCTGTCTCGACGACGGCCTCGCGACTCTCGACGCCCGGGCCGAGGGCGACGACTGGGCGGCGGCCGAGGCCGTCGCCGGCTACACCGTCCGTCTCGCGGCCGACGACCTTCGGGACGCCCTGCGGGACCGATAG